In Granulicella mallensis MP5ACTX8, the sequence GGATCGTTGAAGGCGATGGATTCCAGGCGGCTGGTGAGTTCATCCTGTGCAGGCTGCATCAGCGCGGAGTGGAAGGGACCGCTGACCGACAGCATCACGGTACGCTTGGCTCCGGCTTCCTTGCACAGCTCGGCGGCGCGCTCGACGGCGGCTGTCGTGCCGGAGATCACAATCTGGTCGGGCGAGTTGATATTGGCGGGGGCGACGATGGCACTGACGCGTGAGGCTGCTTCGACGGGCGTGCTGGCCGGATTATTGGGATCGGCAAGGGCGTCCACCGCAGCGGCGGCCTGGGTGCTGGGATTGCCGGGGTCCTGGGGCGGCGCTTGTGTCAGATCGTCGGCGACGCGCGCGCAGATGTCGTTGATCTGCTCCACGGGCAGGCCGAGGATCGCAGCCATGGCTCCCTGGCCCGCAGGCACGGCCGACTGCATGTACTGGCCACGCAGGCGCACGGTGCGCACCGCGTCGGCGAAACCGAAGGTGCCTGCGGCCACATGCGCGGAGTACTCCCCGAGGGAGTGTCCTGCGGCGAATGCGATAGACAGGCCACGAGACTTCAACTCCGGCTCCAGCACCCGCAGGGCTGCAATCGAGACGGTCAGGATTGCAGGCTGGGTGTGCTCGGTGCGCTTGAGTTCTTCTTCCGGGCCTTCGAAGATGATCTTCGAGAGCGCAAAGCCGAGGGCGTCATCGGCCTCTTCGAAGACCGCGCGCGCTGCGGGGAAGGTGTCGTACAGTGCACGGCCCATGCCGACGGTCTGTGAGCCTTGTCCGGGGAAGAGAAGTGCGATCTTGCGTTCGGTCTGCGATGCGGGAGTTTCGACAGTCATGTCATTAGTGTAGCGATTCGTCGCTACTGAATCACGCCGCTGACGAACTGCTGCTCTGCCTGTGCGGAGGTCAGGCGGTAGAGCGCGAACTGCCGTGTCGATTGCGCGCGCAACTCGAAGAGCAGGCTGGCACGATGTCCGGCATCGGGATCGACGGCGTCGACCAGCCGCATCCAGGGCGTGCGGTCTAGGTGCCCGGCATCGGTGATGGAAGCCAGGGCAATCTGCAGATCGCCCGAGGGCAAACGTTGCGCGACCAGCGTGAGATAGACCGGTCCACCTGTAGCGAGGGCCGCCTCAGCCGTATAGACGAACGTAGGCAGGCCATCGTAGCTCAGCGTGTAGGGTGTTAGCTGCTCGCTGGAGAGCGCAATCGGCGGGGGCGGTTGTGGCGTGGAGGGCTTCGCCGCGCTGCGACGAGGAGTTCTCTTTGGCGATGGTTTGGTAGCTGCCGCAGGTACGGCAGGGGGAGCAGGCAGGCTGAGGTGATTGGTTGCAATGTAGGCCGCAAGGCGCGGCTGGGCGAGCGCCTCGAACTGAAGGGTCGTTTCGGCGCGCTCTGTGGGAGCGGTCCATTCGCGGTTGAAGAGATGCGGCTCGCGGTTCGCTGCATCGGAGACGGCAGCGACCTGGTGCAGATTCGGCGGCAGGTTGTTGAGTTCAGCCGGTGGGGTAATCCCTGCCGGTTTCCCGCGACGCATCGTCGGGCGGTTGGGATCGTCGTTCAGCGAGGTGTTCATGCCGGTAACGCTCGACCCGCTGTCTGCCTTGCGGCGCTGGGCGTCCTGCTTGGGGTCGCGATGACGCAGGGTGGGCCGATCGGGGTCGTCGGCGGGGACATCGCCTTTTGAGGGGGTAGCGGGCGTGTCGGAGGTGCTGTCGCTCCGGCGCTTCATGTGTGGTCTGTCAGGATCGTCCTCCGCCGGCTTTGACGTATCCGAACCTGTGCTGGAGGGTGTACTGCCCGAGGGAGACCGGGTTACAAAGTGCGGCCGGTCAGGGTCGGAGCTGGAAACGACGGGTACCGGATGCCCGGAGGCATGCAGGGCAGGGGCCTTGGGTTCGGCAGGTGTCGGCACAAAGCTGCCATAGCCGAACCAGGCGCTTACCGGGTTGTCGTCCGTAGCCGAACGTCGTGTGACGACGTCGCGCGCATAGTCGAGTCCAACGGTGCCTTTGGAGCGGCCTGCCTCTTCGACCGAATACACGGTGCCGGTCTGCAGTGCGAAGGGCAGAGGCTGCGTGAGATAGACTCCCGCATCTTGGAGATGGCCGTCGATGAACAGAGATACCGGGACAAGCCGGGCAGCGGTGGGCTTGGCGAGATCGCCCGTCCACTCGTAGACGGCAACGGCCCGCGTTACGCGTTCCGGGGCCGCCACGCGATGCGTCTGCGCATACAGGGGCACGGCGAGGAGTACCGCCAGCAGAGACGGGCCGCGAAGATAAGGTCGCCTGGGCATGTTCTCATCGGACGCCGGGAAACGGCGTTTCGTAGATCGTAGCCCATTGTCCCGCCGGGA encodes:
- a CDS encoding ACP S-malonyltransferase; the protein is MTVETPASQTERKIALLFPGQGSQTVGMGRALYDTFPAARAVFEEADDALGFALSKIIFEGPEEELKRTEHTQPAILTVSIAALRVLEPELKSRGLSIAFAAGHSLGEYSAHVAAGTFGFADAVRTVRLRGQYMQSAVPAGQGAMAAILGLPVEQINDICARVADDLTQAPPQDPGNPSTQAAAAVDALADPNNPASTPVEAASRVSAIVAPANINSPDQIVISGTTAAVERAAELCKEAGAKRTVMLSVSGPFHSALMQPAQDELTSRLESIAFNDPSFPIAANVDARLMTRGSEVRDALIRQVTGAVRWVECIQLLQQSGATNYIEVGPGKVLSGLNRQIDRALATTNVEDPASLEKALAVFA